One Brassica napus cultivar Da-Ae chromosome A5, Da-Ae, whole genome shotgun sequence DNA window includes the following coding sequences:
- the LOC106453088 gene encoding auxin-responsive protein IAA16 — translation MINFEATELRLGLPGGNHGGDMAMKNNGKRGFSETVDLKLNLSSTALDSVSGVDLENMKEKVVKPPAKAQVVGWPPVRSFRKNVMSGQKPTAGDAAEGTEKTSSSNGATSSAAAYVKVSMDGAPYLRKIDLKLYKTYQDLSDALSKMFSSFTLGNYGPQGMKDFMNESRLIDLLNGSDYVPTYEDKDGDWMLVGDVPWGMFVDSCKRIRIMKGSEAIGLAPRALEKCKNRS, via the exons ATGATCAATTTTGAGGCGACGGAGCTGAGGTTAGGGCTGCCGGGTGGCAATCACGGAGGAGACATGGCCATGAAAAATAATGGGAAACGAGGATTTTCTGAGACCGTTGATCTCAAACTGAATCTTTCATCCACGGCTTTGGATTCGGTTTCCGGAGTTGATTTAGAGAATATGAAGGAGAAGGTCGTAAAACCACCAGCCAA GGCACAAGTTGTGGGATGGCCACCGGTACGATCTTTCCGGAAGAACGTCATGTCAGGCCAAAAGCCAACCGCTGGAGATGCCGCCGAAGGAACGGAAAAGACTTCCAGCAGCAACGGAGCCACCTCCTCTGCCGCAGCTTACGTGAAGGTTAGCATGGACGGCGCACCGTACCTAAGAAAAATTGATTTGAAACTTTACAAAACATATCAAGACCTCTCCGACGCCTTAAGCAAAATGTTCAGCTCTTTTACCCTAG GCAACTATGGACCACAAGGAATGAAAGATTTTATGAACGAGAGTAGGTTGATCGATCTTTTGAACGGATCAGATTACGTTCCAACTTATGAAGATAAAGATGGAGACTGGATGCTTGTAGGAGACGTACCGTGGGG gaTGTTTGTTGATTCATGCAAACGCATAAGAATAATGAAGGGATCAGAAGCAATCggacttg CTCCAAGGGCATTAGAAAAGTGCAAGAACAGAAGCTGA
- the LOC106345656 gene encoding uncharacterized protein LOC106345656 gives MVRIRESLTFSVSTPALREVKTAATTPVASQKPKQRLTKQLSMCESPRDIAWERRKRQMIMIQEKKMRVSDNLSEQKKLTDEDLNELKGSIELGFGFNEEAGQKLCNTLPALDLYFAVNRHLSPLASPSSSRSSSASASAFSMNIPCSPKKTDSDSLKIVCPGDNPQQVKQRLRHWAQAVACSVMQTY, from the exons atggTGAGAATAAGAGAAAGCCTTACATTTTCGGTCTCAACACCGGCGCTTCGAGAGGTCAAAACGGCGGCAACAACGCCTGTAGCCTCACAGAAACCAAAACAACGGTTAACAAAACAACTATCTATGTGTGAGTCACCAAGAGACATTGCTTGGGAAAGAAGAAAACGTCAGATGATAATGATTCAAGAGAAGAAGATGCGCGTTTCAGACAATCTTAGTGAACAGAAGAAACTAACCGATGAGGATTTAAACGAGCTTAAAGGATCCATTGAGCTAGGTTTTGGTTTCAATGAAGAAGCAGGACAAAAGCTTTGCAATACATTACCAGCTCTTGATCTTTACTTTGCAGTGAATCGTCACCTCTCACCTCTGGCTTCACCTAGCAGTAGCCGTAGCAGCAGCGCATCTGCATCAGCTTTCTCGATGAATATACCATGTAGCCCGAAGAAAACTGATTCAGATTCATTAAAGATCGTGTGTCCAG GGGACAATCCGCAACAAGTGAAGCAGAGATTGAGACATTGGGCACAAGCAGTTGCATGTTCTGTGATGCAGACATATTGA